Proteins encoded within one genomic window of Chlorobaculum sp. MV4-Y:
- the rpsT gene encoding 30S ribosomal protein S20, protein MPLHKSAEKRLRQAARRNERNRARKKELKGVLKNMQKLIDANAAKSEVEAAYKAAVQKLDRLGVKRYIHANKASRKKAQLTKVLNNYTPTAG, encoded by the coding sequence ATGCCTCTACACAAATCAGCCGAAAAAAGACTCAGACAGGCAGCGCGCAGAAATGAAAGGAACCGTGCCCGTAAAAAAGAACTCAAGGGCGTTTTGAAAAACATGCAGAAGCTGATCGATGCCAATGCCGCGAAGAGTGAAGTCGAGGCGGCCTACAAGGCTGCCGTGCAGAAGCTCGACAGACTTGGTGTCAAGCGTTACATCCACGCCAACAAGGCTTCGCGCAAGAAAGCACAGCTGACCAAAGTGCTTAACAACTACACGCCGACTGCCGGCTGA
- a CDS encoding ABC transporter ATP-binding protein translates to MRMGAGAASGFRTQQDETLGNRKKGSVDRYIIKRLLGYIKPFKGLVAGAVALTAAGAILTPLRPWLTRIAIDDHIAKGDHKGLAVVSLIMLLVVVLDGLKQYAATWLTQLIGQKAVYAIRLDIFRHLQRLPIRYFDRNPVGRIITRTTNDVEALNEMLSSGLITIIGDILQLLFIVVMMFLTDWRLTLVVLSILPIMIYSTIFFKDKVRQAFLDVRTHLARLNSFFQEHITGMKVVQLFAREEAEFQKHSAINADHRDANIKTVFYFSIYFPLIEFLSSAAAGLVLWFSATRILQADLSVGVVVSFVQFIWLFFRPLQHLSDRFNIMQTAVTSSDRIFRLLEEPLDPKPAKSARSLDSFRDRIRFDKVWFAYDEGNWVLRDISLDIRAGETVAIVGATGSGKTTLINILSRFYPYAKGSVTIDGIELSDIPGHDLRKLVGVVMQDVVLFAGSIRENLSFGDPSISDEKIRDAARIVGANRFIEKLPGGYDYRIRENGSGLSAGQKQLLAFVRALLYNPDILVLDEATSSVDTETESLIEQATDRLMKHRTSIIIAHRLSTIQHADKIVVLHKGTIRETGTHQELLAQRGLYYKLYLLQHPERSRIEGAA, encoded by the coding sequence ATGAGAATGGGAGCAGGCGCGGCCTCGGGATTCCGCACGCAGCAGGACGAAACCCTCGGCAATCGGAAAAAGGGTTCCGTTGACCGCTATATCATCAAGCGGCTTCTCGGCTACATCAAGCCCTTCAAGGGGCTGGTCGCAGGCGCGGTGGCACTGACCGCCGCCGGTGCAATCCTGACCCCGCTCCGCCCCTGGCTGACCCGCATCGCCATCGACGACCACATCGCCAAAGGAGATCACAAGGGACTCGCCGTCGTCAGCCTCATCATGCTGCTCGTGGTCGTGCTCGACGGACTCAAGCAGTACGCCGCCACCTGGCTGACGCAGCTCATCGGGCAGAAAGCGGTTTACGCGATCCGGCTCGACATCTTCCGCCACTTGCAGCGCCTGCCGATCCGCTACTTCGACCGCAACCCGGTGGGCCGCATCATCACCCGCACCACCAACGACGTCGAGGCGCTCAACGAGATGCTCTCCAGCGGACTCATCACCATCATCGGCGACATTCTGCAGCTGCTCTTCATCGTCGTCATGATGTTCCTGACTGACTGGCGGCTGACACTTGTCGTGCTGAGCATTCTGCCGATCATGATCTACTCGACCATTTTTTTCAAGGACAAGGTACGCCAGGCGTTCCTCGATGTCCGGACACATCTGGCCCGTCTGAACTCCTTTTTCCAGGAGCACATCACCGGCATGAAGGTGGTGCAGCTTTTCGCACGGGAGGAGGCCGAGTTCCAGAAACACTCCGCAATCAACGCCGACCACCGCGACGCTAACATCAAAACGGTCTTCTACTTTTCGATCTACTTCCCGCTGATCGAGTTCCTCAGCTCTGCGGCGGCGGGACTGGTGCTCTGGTTCAGCGCGACGCGGATATTGCAGGCTGATCTGTCGGTGGGCGTGGTGGTGTCGTTCGTGCAGTTTATCTGGCTCTTCTTCCGCCCGTTACAGCATTTGTCGGACCGCTTCAACATCATGCAGACCGCCGTCACCAGCTCCGACCGTATCTTCCGGCTGCTCGAAGAGCCGCTCGATCCCAAACCGGCGAAGAGCGCCCGCTCGCTCGATTCGTTCCGGGATCGGATCCGTTTCGACAAGGTGTGGTTCGCCTACGACGAGGGAAACTGGGTGCTGCGCGACATTTCGCTCGATATCCGGGCGGGCGAAACCGTAGCCATCGTCGGCGCGACCGGCAGCGGCAAGACCACGCTCATCAACATTTTGTCACGATTTTACCCGTACGCGAAGGGTTCAGTGACGATTGACGGCATTGAGCTGAGCGACATTCCCGGCCATGATTTGCGCAAACTCGTTGGGGTGGTGATGCAGGATGTAGTGCTCTTCGCCGGTTCGATTCGCGAGAATCTCTCGTTCGGCGATCCATCGATTTCGGACGAAAAAATTCGGGATGCGGCGCGAATCGTTGGGGCGAACCGATTCATCGAAAAGCTGCCGGGCGGCTATGACTACCGCATCCGCGAGAACGGCTCCGGTCTGTCGGCGGGCCAGAAGCAACTCCTCGCCTTCGTGCGGGCGCTGCTCTACAACCCCGACATTCTCGTGCTCGACGAAGCCACCAGCTCGGTCGATACCGAAACCGAGTCGCTCATCGAACAGGCCACCGACCGCCTGATGAAGCACCGCACCTCGATCATCATCGCTCACCGGCTTTCGACGATCCAGCACGCCGACAAAATCGTGGTGCTGCACAAAGGCACCATCCGCGAAACCGGCACCCACCAGGAGTTGCTCGCCCAGCGCGGTTTGTACTACAAGCTGTATCTGCTCCAGCACCCGGAAAGAAGCAGAATAGAGGGGGCGGCGTAA
- a CDS encoding bifunctional folylpolyglutamate synthase/dihydrofolate synthase, whose protein sequence is MDYQQAIDFLFPLHRFGIKPGLERIETLLDALGHPERKLGTIVHVAGTNGKGTVASCVASIFSASGRKTGLFTSPHLVDFTERIRIDGQQIGRQRVAEYCTKLQPVVLETGATFFEATTAMAFAFFADEGVDAAVIETGMGGRLDATNVVQSDVVIIPSIGMDHTEWLGGSIPEIAAEKAAIIKPGSRVFTAVPEAGEAFAPIREVAEAAGAELHQVEREAEWSVEEVCPGALALRIALDGGESRQFRAALTGSFHAPNVCLAVMAARSEGISWEHIGDGLARVGASGYRARLERIADKPAVMLDVSHNPEGMQKTVQALLEIRDHFRFLYVIIGVAADKDAAGIVHHIAPVADEIVAVELPTARTLPAEELERLCAESGAQQVSSCRTVAEALEFLDQRVEPEDMILVTGSFYLSGEVAAMERFRSPGASAGTI, encoded by the coding sequence GTGGATTACCAGCAAGCTATCGATTTCCTTTTTCCCCTTCACCGTTTTGGCATCAAACCTGGTCTCGAACGCATCGAAACGCTGCTTGACGCGCTTGGTCATCCGGAGCGTAAGCTCGGCACGATTGTTCACGTCGCCGGAACCAACGGCAAAGGCACGGTCGCCTCGTGCGTTGCCTCGATCTTCAGCGCCTCGGGCCGCAAAACCGGCCTGTTTACCTCGCCGCATCTGGTCGATTTCACAGAGCGGATCCGCATCGATGGCCAGCAGATCGGTCGGCAGCGAGTCGCTGAATACTGTACAAAGCTGCAACCGGTGGTGCTCGAAACCGGTGCAACTTTTTTCGAGGCGACCACGGCGATGGCGTTCGCCTTTTTCGCCGATGAAGGCGTCGATGCCGCGGTGATCGAAACCGGCATGGGTGGGCGGCTCGATGCGACCAATGTCGTGCAATCCGACGTGGTGATCATCCCGAGCATCGGCATGGATCACACCGAGTGGCTCGGCGGGAGCATTCCGGAAATAGCTGCCGAGAAGGCGGCGATCATCAAGCCAGGTTCTCGGGTGTTTACCGCCGTGCCGGAAGCGGGCGAGGCGTTCGCGCCGATCCGCGAGGTTGCCGAAGCGGCGGGCGCGGAGCTGCACCAGGTCGAGCGGGAGGCCGAGTGGTCGGTGGAGGAGGTTTGTCCGGGCGCTCTCGCCCTGCGAATCGCACTCGATGGCGGGGAGTCGCGGCAGTTTCGGGCTGCGCTGACCGGATCGTTCCATGCGCCGAACGTTTGCCTTGCTGTCATGGCCGCCCGTTCCGAGGGTATCTCGTGGGAACATATCGGCGATGGTCTGGCACGGGTTGGCGCTTCAGGTTACCGGGCGCGCCTGGAACGCATCGCGGACAAACCGGCAGTGATGCTTGATGTCTCCCACAATCCGGAAGGGATGCAGAAAACCGTCCAGGCGCTTCTGGAGATACGGGACCATTTCCGTTTTCTGTACGTGATTATCGGTGTCGCTGCTGACAAGGATGCTGCCGGTATTGTCCACCATATCGCCCCGGTCGCCGACGAAATTGTCGCTGTGGAGCTACCCACAGCGCGGACTCTTCCGGCGGAGGAGCTGGAGCGCTTGTGCGCGGAGTCAGGGGCGCAGCAGGTCAGCTCGTGCCGGACGGTTGCCGAAGCGCTGGAATTTCTCGATCAGCGCGTCGAACCCGAAGATATGATTCTGGTGACAGGTTCGTTCTATCTTTCCGGAGAGGTGGCGGCTATGGAGCGGTTTCGTTCACCGGGCGCATCGGCTGGCACGATATGA
- a CDS encoding polyprenyl synthetase family protein — MSSPITQAQVESKYQQYHAKINEALAACFPKEKPATLYGPARYILEGKGKRIRPFLTLLAAEAVSGKSDNALGVALGIEVLHNFTLMHDDIMDAADLRHGRPTVHKQWDVNAAILSGDMMIAYAYELALKAISSRHAEMIHIFNDANITICEGQALDMELEQRKDVTIADYLDMIAKKTGRLISAALEAGGVAGNGTPEQIAALVTFGEKIGRAFQIQDDYLDIMAGDGKSGKVPGGDVINGKKTWLLLRSLELAEGTDRELLQSIFDNNGTSPENVPAVKAIFEKCGVLDETRAKINEDTAAALAALDALPFEEGRGYLRGFANILMKRDF; from the coding sequence ATGTCCTCACCGATTACCCAAGCACAGGTTGAAAGCAAGTACCAGCAATACCACGCGAAGATCAACGAAGCGCTTGCCGCGTGCTTTCCGAAAGAGAAGCCGGCAACCCTTTACGGTCCGGCGCGCTACATCCTCGAAGGAAAGGGCAAGCGAATCCGTCCGTTCCTGACTCTGCTCGCCGCCGAAGCGGTCAGTGGCAAGTCCGACAACGCACTTGGCGTGGCCCTCGGCATCGAGGTGCTGCACAACTTCACCCTGATGCACGACGACATCATGGATGCGGCCGATCTGCGCCATGGCCGCCCCACCGTGCACAAGCAGTGGGATGTCAACGCGGCGATTCTTTCGGGTGACATGATGATCGCCTACGCCTACGAGCTGGCGCTCAAGGCGATCAGTTCCCGCCACGCCGAGATGATCCACATCTTCAACGACGCCAACATCACCATCTGCGAAGGGCAGGCGCTCGATATGGAACTCGAACAGCGCAAGGATGTCACCATCGCCGACTACCTCGATATGATCGCCAAAAAAACCGGACGCCTCATTTCAGCAGCGCTCGAAGCGGGCGGCGTGGCGGGCAACGGCACACCGGAGCAGATCGCGGCGCTGGTCACCTTCGGCGAAAAGATCGGACGCGCCTTCCAGATTCAGGATGACTATCTCGACATCATGGCTGGCGACGGCAAATCGGGCAAGGTGCCGGGCGGCGACGTCATCAACGGCAAGAAGACCTGGCTCTTGCTCCGCTCGCTGGAACTGGCCGAAGGCACTGACCGCGAGCTGCTACAGTCGATCTTCGACAACAACGGCACCTCGCCGGAGAACGTCCCGGCGGTCAAGGCAATCTTCGAGAAGTGCGGTGTGCTCGACGAGACCAGGGCGAAAATCAACGAGGATACCGCAGCGGCGCTGGCAGCGCTCGACGCCCTTCCGTTCGAGGAGGGACGCGGCTATCTGAGAGGCTTTGCCAACATTCTCATGAAGCGCGATTTCTGA
- the dprA gene encoding DNA-processing protein DprA — protein MTTIPEPGAALLLLIVSQLPGIGPSRARTLLNRFGATPALLEADYDALRQIPGIGETIARETAERLASPAWLQKAYQAAEEQLARAERLEASVVTILDPAYPPLLKEIYDPPLLLFVRGNPEALSLPSLAVVGTRKATAYGKQATEFICREMVNNGYAILSGLAYGIDMMAHRSAVESNGVTVAVLGCGIDRIYTDPAGRLWPRILERGAIVSEEWIGIKPEPGNFPRRNRLIAGLTLGTLIVESDIKGGSMITASYALEQNREVFAVPGSIFSNASRGTNYLIQQNHAKPVFSAEDILAELNPAQNPALRPHPEASEPPDLNIEESCIVEALQSGAMHIDLIAEKTGLKIDVLLVHLFELELKRIIEQEAGQIFRKRTP, from the coding sequence ATGACCACGATCCCTGAGCCAGGCGCAGCGCTTTTGCTGCTCATCGTTTCGCAGCTTCCCGGCATCGGCCCATCGAGAGCTCGCACCCTGCTGAACCGTTTCGGTGCGACCCCCGCACTCCTCGAAGCGGACTATGACGCCCTGCGCCAGATTCCCGGCATCGGTGAAACCATCGCCCGCGAAACCGCCGAGCGGCTTGCCAGCCCGGCATGGCTGCAGAAAGCGTATCAGGCAGCCGAAGAGCAACTCGCGCGGGCGGAACGGCTGGAAGCCTCGGTCGTGACCATCCTCGATCCGGCCTATCCACCGCTCCTGAAAGAGATTTACGATCCGCCACTTCTGCTTTTCGTTCGCGGCAATCCCGAGGCGCTCTCTTTGCCCTCGCTCGCCGTCGTCGGCACCCGTAAGGCCACCGCGTATGGCAAGCAGGCCACCGAATTCATCTGCCGCGAAATGGTAAACAATGGTTACGCCATCCTCAGCGGCCTGGCCTACGGCATCGACATGATGGCGCACCGCTCAGCGGTGGAGAGCAATGGCGTAACCGTCGCCGTGCTCGGCTGCGGCATCGACCGCATCTACACCGACCCCGCCGGGCGGCTCTGGCCGAGGATACTCGAACGAGGCGCGATCGTCTCGGAAGAGTGGATCGGCATCAAGCCCGAACCGGGCAATTTTCCGCGAAGAAACCGCCTGATCGCCGGCCTGACCCTCGGCACGCTGATCGTCGAATCGGACATCAAAGGCGGCTCGATGATCACGGCATCCTATGCCCTCGAACAGAATCGCGAAGTGTTCGCCGTGCCGGGAAGCATCTTTTCGAACGCCTCACGCGGCACCAACTACCTCATCCAGCAGAACCATGCCAAGCCCGTATTTTCCGCCGAAGACATTCTCGCCGAGCTCAACCCGGCGCAAAATCCTGCGCTGAGACCACATCCCGAAGCTTCCGAACCGCCCGACCTGAACATCGAGGAGTCGTGCATCGTCGAAGCGCTTCAGTCGGGCGCAATGCATATCGACCTCATCGCCGAAAAAACCGGTCTGAAAATCGACGTCCTGCTGGTACATCTTTTTGAGCTTGAGCTGAAACGGATCATTGAGCAGGAGGCCGGGCAGATTTTCAGAAAACGTACCCCCTGA
- the fni gene encoding type 2 isopentenyl-diphosphate Delta-isomerase codes for MQETSATITAERKHSHVDICLNRPVCFDGQDTGLDSWRFEHNAAPEVDFAQIDLSTEFLGHAIGLPLMISSMTGGYGDALALNRTLAEAAEQFRIPLGVGSMRQALEGAAHRESFSIVRKTAPSAPIFANIGAPEVAAGLSHEQLSILIGLIEADGLIVHLNPAQELFQPEGGTDFSGFLDRLHDITATIGVPVIAKEVGCGISATVARKLADAGVKAIDVAGAGGISWQKVEECRYLDRFGHEERFSPSALDEFLNWGIPTADCLTGIQTLKRQNPEYGALSVISSGGIRNGLDIAKSIALGADIAASAQHLLKALHSGRLEETIRTWANDLRAAMFLTGSATTTQLKHAPIYRKP; via the coding sequence ATGCAAGAGACAAGCGCAACCATAACCGCCGAACGCAAGCACAGCCACGTCGATATCTGCCTGAACCGGCCGGTCTGTTTCGACGGGCAGGATACCGGTCTTGATTCCTGGAGATTTGAGCACAACGCCGCGCCTGAAGTCGATTTTGCGCAGATCGACCTTTCGACGGAGTTTCTTGGCCATGCTATAGGCTTGCCGCTGATGATCTCTTCGATGACCGGCGGCTACGGCGATGCGCTTGCGCTGAACCGCACCCTCGCCGAAGCTGCCGAACAGTTCCGCATTCCGCTCGGCGTCGGCAGTATGCGCCAGGCGCTTGAAGGAGCGGCGCATCGTGAAAGCTTCTCGATTGTCCGCAAAACCGCGCCGTCCGCTCCGATCTTCGCCAACATCGGCGCGCCCGAAGTAGCCGCCGGACTGAGCCACGAACAGCTCTCGATTTTGATCGGCCTCATCGAAGCCGACGGGCTCATCGTGCATCTCAATCCGGCGCAGGAGCTGTTCCAGCCGGAGGGCGGCACCGACTTCAGCGGATTTCTCGACCGGCTGCACGACATCACCGCCACCATCGGCGTGCCGGTGATCGCCAAAGAGGTAGGCTGCGGCATCTCGGCGACCGTCGCCCGGAAACTCGCCGACGCGGGAGTCAAGGCCATCGATGTGGCCGGAGCGGGCGGCATCAGCTGGCAGAAGGTCGAAGAGTGCCGTTACCTCGACCGCTTCGGCCACGAGGAGCGCTTCAGCCCATCGGCGCTCGATGAATTTCTGAACTGGGGCATCCCGACTGCCGATTGCCTGACCGGCATCCAGACGCTGAAGCGGCAAAACCCGGAGTACGGCGCACTCAGCGTTATCTCGTCGGGCGGCATCCGCAACGGCCTCGACATCGCCAAATCAATCGCGCTCGGCGCGGACATCGCCGCATCGGCGCAGCACCTGCTCAAGGCCCTGCACTCGGGGAGGCTTGAAGAGACGATCCGCACTTGGGCGAATGATCTCCGCGCAGCCATGTTCCTGACCGGTTCAGCCACAACGACACAGCTCAAACACGCACCAATCTACCGTAAACCCTGA
- the glmM gene encoding phosphoglucosamine mutase gives MSLMISVSGIRGVVGKSLTPENLTAFTMAFATWLRRRKESRNPGSQSKPKIVIGRDSRPTGGVITGLVSNALSLCGCDVIDVGMTTTPTVEIATVGEEADGGLIVTASHNPVEWNALKMLNEKGEFLSAPDVEELLDIAAEKAFDFARWDGIGAVTANGSWDAVHIDRILKLSYLDIDLIKSLNFRVLIDAVEGAGSFIVPELCRKLGIREIKTLACEGTGIFPRNPEPVEENLRQTMEILARESCDLGIIVDPDVDRLALVCEDGTLFGEEYTLVACADFYLKHHKGPVVNNLSSSRALFDIARRHEVECFSAKVGEANVTEVMKAKGAVIGGEGNGGVILPELHYGRDALAGIALFLQAFAGWKSETGGTLSQFRKTFPDYFMSKKKVELATLTKEALGRIFDTVAANHPEAECNRLDGLKLDFPEGWAHLRPSNTEPIVRIYTEASTQAEADALAASFIDEIATAAASANPTEG, from the coding sequence ATGAGCTTGATGATCAGCGTCTCCGGCATCCGCGGCGTCGTCGGCAAGAGCCTCACCCCGGAAAACCTCACGGCCTTCACCATGGCCTTCGCCACCTGGCTCAGGCGGCGGAAAGAGTCCCGGAACCCCGGCTCACAGTCCAAACCGAAAATCGTCATCGGCAGAGACAGCCGTCCGACAGGCGGCGTCATCACCGGGCTGGTCTCCAACGCACTCTCGCTTTGCGGCTGCGATGTGATCGATGTCGGCATGACCACCACCCCAACCGTCGAGATCGCCACTGTCGGCGAAGAGGCTGACGGCGGCCTGATCGTCACCGCCTCCCACAACCCCGTCGAGTGGAACGCGCTGAAGATGCTCAACGAAAAGGGCGAATTCCTCTCCGCGCCGGACGTGGAGGAACTGCTCGACATCGCCGCCGAAAAAGCGTTCGACTTCGCCCGATGGGACGGCATCGGTGCCGTAACGGCAAACGGCTCGTGGGACGCCGTGCATATCGACCGAATCCTGAAGCTCTCCTACCTCGACATCGACCTCATCAAAAGCCTAAACTTCCGGGTGCTGATCGACGCCGTCGAGGGGGCCGGGTCGTTCATTGTGCCCGAACTCTGCCGCAAGCTCGGCATCCGCGAGATCAAGACCCTTGCCTGCGAAGGCACGGGCATCTTTCCGCGCAACCCGGAGCCAGTCGAAGAGAACCTTCGCCAGACAATGGAGATTCTCGCCCGCGAGAGCTGCGACCTCGGCATCATCGTCGATCCCGACGTTGACCGGCTTGCGCTCGTGTGCGAGGATGGCACGCTCTTCGGCGAGGAATATACGCTGGTCGCCTGCGCCGATTTCTACCTGAAGCACCACAAAGGCCCGGTGGTCAACAACCTGTCGAGCAGCCGCGCTCTCTTCGACATCGCCCGCAGGCACGAGGTGGAGTGCTTCAGCGCGAAAGTCGGCGAGGCCAACGTGACCGAGGTGATGAAAGCAAAAGGCGCAGTGATTGGCGGCGAAGGCAACGGCGGCGTCATTTTGCCGGAGCTGCACTACGGCCGCGACGCGCTCGCCGGCATCGCGCTCTTCCTCCAGGCCTTCGCCGGGTGGAAATCCGAAACGGGCGGCACGCTCTCGCAGTTCCGCAAAACCTTCCCCGACTATTTCATGTCGAAAAAGAAGGTCGAGCTTGCGACGCTGACCAAAGAGGCGCTCGGCAGGATTTTCGACACCGTGGCGGCAAATCATCCCGAGGCAGAGTGCAACCGGCTCGACGGCCTCAAACTCGACTTCCCGGAAGGATGGGCGCATCTTCGCCCCTCGAACACCGAGCCGATCGTCCGGATTTACACTGAAGCCTCGACACAGGCAGAGGCCGACGCCCTCGCTGCGAGCTTCATCGATGAGATCGCAACCGCCGCCGCATCGGCAAATCCGACCGAGGGCTGA
- the rho gene encoding transcription termination factor Rho has product MSNNSVSKGLDINALQKKKVHELNAIAKELGVITAGFRKEELIYKIIEAQSLKNPDSESGQVMVNTGVLQVIPEGYGFLRSSNYNYLSSPDDIYVSPSQIKRFNMRTGDTVSGQVRAPKEGERFFALLKINTINGKDPEVTRERPFFENLTPLFPHSRLKLETRQNEYSGRIMDIFTPIGKGQRGLIVAQPKTGKTILLQMIANAIIKNHPEVYLIVLLIDERPEEVTDMARSVEAEVVSSTFDEDPERHVQVADMVLEKAKRLVEVGHDVVILLDSITRLARAHNTIIPHSGKILSGGIDANALTKPKRFFGAARNIEEGGSLTIIATALVDTGSRMDDVIFEEFKGTGNMELVLDRRLSERRIFPAIDILRSGTRKEELLFTQEELSRTWLLRKYLGDKNPIECMEFMREKIVETKDNKEFFKYMNA; this is encoded by the coding sequence ATGTCGAACAATTCGGTATCCAAAGGCCTGGACATCAATGCACTCCAGAAGAAAAAGGTTCATGAACTCAATGCTATCGCCAAAGAGCTTGGCGTGATTACCGCCGGTTTTCGGAAGGAGGAGTTAATCTACAAGATTATCGAGGCGCAGTCCCTGAAAAATCCTGATTCCGAGAGTGGGCAGGTAATGGTCAATACCGGAGTGTTGCAGGTCATACCCGAAGGCTACGGTTTCCTGCGCTCCTCGAACTACAACTACCTCTCCTCCCCCGACGACATCTACGTTTCTCCCTCACAGATCAAGCGTTTCAACATGCGAACCGGCGATACCGTCTCCGGTCAGGTTAGGGCGCCGAAAGAGGGGGAGCGCTTCTTTGCGTTGCTGAAGATCAACACCATCAACGGTAAGGATCCCGAGGTGACCCGCGAGCGTCCCTTCTTCGAGAACCTGACGCCGCTTTTTCCCCATTCGCGCCTCAAGCTCGAAACCCGTCAGAACGAGTACTCCGGGCGCATCATGGATATTTTCACGCCCATCGGCAAAGGCCAGCGCGGACTGATCGTCGCCCAGCCGAAGACTGGTAAAACCATTCTGTTGCAGATGATCGCCAACGCCATCATCAAAAACCATCCAGAGGTTTATCTCATCGTGCTGCTTATCGACGAGCGCCCTGAGGAGGTGACCGACATGGCTCGCAGCGTGGAAGCGGAGGTGGTCAGCTCGACTTTCGACGAAGATCCGGAGAGGCACGTGCAGGTTGCCGACATGGTGCTTGAAAAAGCCAAGAGGCTGGTCGAGGTCGGTCACGACGTGGTGATTCTGCTCGACTCCATCACCAGGCTTGCCCGCGCGCACAACACCATTATTCCGCACTCCGGCAAGATTCTCTCCGGCGGTATCGACGCCAACGCACTCACCAAGCCGAAGCGCTTTTTCGGCGCAGCCCGAAACATTGAGGAGGGAGGTAGTCTGACCATTATCGCTACGGCGCTGGTCGATACCGGCTCGCGCATGGACGACGTGATCTTCGAAGAGTTCAAGGGCACCGGCAACATGGAACTTGTGCTTGACCGGCGCTTGTCGGAGCGCAGAATTTTCCCGGCCATCGACATTCTCCGCTCAGGAACCCGCAAAGAGGAACTACTGTTTACCCAAGAAGAGCTGTCGCGCACCTGGCTGCTTCGGAAATACCTCGGCGACAAGAATCCAATCGAGTGCATGGAGTTTATGCGCGAAAAGATCGTCGAGACCAAGGACAACAAAGAGTTCTTCAAGTACATGAACGCTTGA
- a CDS encoding bifunctional nuclease family protein, whose amino-acid sequence MHKLQVDILGLSTSPHTNGAYALILYEVEGKRKLPIIIGGFEAQAIALKLENIKPPRPFTHDLFKQVADAFDLHVNEVFIDELHNETFYAKVICEMGGVVHEIDARPSDAIAIAVRFSAPIFVSEEIMNEAGIVEERQKEDEEQASVEELVEHEGEEEAAKGESVEAELSSKLEEAINREDYEEAARIRDELSRLRKGGEGEA is encoded by the coding sequence ATGCACAAACTTCAGGTTGATATTCTCGGATTGTCAACGAGTCCGCATACCAACGGCGCCTACGCCCTGATTCTTTATGAAGTGGAAGGCAAACGCAAATTGCCTATCATTATTGGCGGGTTCGAGGCTCAGGCTATTGCTCTCAAGCTCGAAAACATAAAGCCGCCTCGCCCGTTCACTCATGACCTGTTCAAGCAAGTTGCCGATGCCTTCGATCTTCATGTCAATGAAGTGTTCATTGATGAACTGCACAACGAAACCTTTTATGCGAAAGTTATTTGCGAGATGGGGGGCGTGGTGCATGAAATTGATGCGAGGCCGAGCGATGCCATTGCCATAGCGGTTCGTTTCAGTGCTCCGATTTTCGTTTCGGAAGAGATTATGAACGAAGCCGGCATTGTCGAGGAGCGCCAGAAAGAAGATGAAGAGCAGGCTTCCGTTGAAGAGCTTGTCGAGCACGAGGGTGAGGAGGAAGCCGCCAAAGGTGAATCGGTTGAGGCAGAGCTGAGCAGCAAGCTCGAAGAGGCGATCAACCGTGAGGATTACGAGGAGGCGGCGCGAATAAGAGACGAGCTTTCGCGTCTCAGGAAGGGTGGTGAAGGTGAGGCGTAG
- the ruvA gene encoding Holliday junction branch migration protein RuvA: protein MFAFLRGELVTVSREEAVVEVSGIGYLLHISSGTSRRLPPEGSQVRLFTHHYIREDLQQLFGFLDEEELQLFRLLLTIGGVGPKLAMAALSGLSVGEIQEAIVANRPETLYGITGVGKKTAARIILELRDKILKIQPATSGKPAGASHAIQLNEDALAALMTLGFPKPAAQKAISGILETSPGLSVEEVVRAALTAIHNNS from the coding sequence ATGTTCGCATTTTTAAGAGGTGAGCTGGTAACGGTCTCCCGCGAGGAGGCGGTTGTCGAGGTATCCGGCATCGGCTACCTTCTGCACATCTCGTCCGGCACGAGCCGCCGGTTGCCCCCGGAGGGGAGCCAGGTTCGTCTTTTTACCCATCACTACATTCGCGAGGATCTTCAGCAGCTTTTCGGCTTTCTCGACGAAGAGGAACTTCAGCTTTTCCGTCTGCTGCTTACCATCGGCGGCGTTGGGCCGAAGCTGGCGATGGCTGCGCTGTCGGGCCTGAGCGTTGGCGAAATCCAGGAAGCGATTGTCGCCAATCGTCCGGAAACCCTTTACGGCATTACTGGTGTGGGCAAAAAAACCGCCGCCCGTATCATTCTTGAACTTCGTGACAAGATTCTCAAAATCCAGCCAGCGACGAGCGGCAAGCCAGCGGGTGCGTCTCACGCCATCCAGCTGAATGAAGATGCTTTGGCGGCGCTCATGACGCTCGGTTTTCCGAAGCCAGCGGCTCAGAAAGCCATTTCGGGCATTCTGGAGACTTCCCCCGGCCTGTCGGTCGAAGAGGTTGTCAGGGCTGCGCTCACCGCTATTCACAATAACTCCTGA